In a genomic window of Nocardia fluminea:
- a CDS encoding GNAT family N-acetyltransferase — protein MNVFRAGQHPGWPARLGPVMVAGGKVTLRPVRFRDAAAWSRIRLRDRDHLERWEPTGRGSWEVRNHASNWPSLWTSLKAEARRGAMIPLVIEVDGQFSGQLTIGNIVRGALRSGWIGYWVAKDLGGQGVATAALALGLDHCFGPVGLHRVEATVRPENHASQAVLRNVGFREEGLLRRYLDVDGAWRDHLLVGLTVEEVMGTVVDRLVREGRAALP, from the coding sequence ATGAACGTATTCCGGGCCGGACAGCATCCCGGCTGGCCCGCCCGGCTCGGTCCGGTGATGGTGGCGGGCGGCAAGGTGACGCTGCGGCCGGTGCGCTTTCGCGATGCCGCCGCGTGGAGCCGGATCCGGCTGCGCGACCGTGACCATCTGGAGCGCTGGGAGCCGACCGGGCGCGGCAGCTGGGAGGTGCGCAACCACGCGTCGAACTGGCCGTCGCTGTGGACGAGCTTGAAGGCCGAGGCCCGGCGCGGGGCGATGATCCCGCTGGTCATCGAGGTCGACGGGCAGTTCAGCGGTCAGCTGACCATCGGCAACATCGTGCGCGGAGCGCTGCGGTCGGGCTGGATCGGCTACTGGGTGGCCAAGGACCTGGGTGGTCAGGGGGTGGCGACGGCCGCGCTCGCGCTCGGGCTCGACCACTGCTTCGGTCCGGTCGGTCTGCACCGCGTCGAGGCGACGGTGCGCCCGGAAAACCATGCCAGTCAAGCGGTTCTGCGCAATGTCGGCTTCCGGGAAGAGGGCTTGCTGCGCCGCTACCTCGATGTGGACGGCGCGTGGCGCGATCACCTTCTGGTCGGACTGACTGTCGAAGAGGTTATGGGCACCGTGGTGGATCGCCTGGTCAGGGAGGGTCGAGCGGCGCTGCCGTGA
- a CDS encoding UTP--glucose-1-phosphate uridylyltransferase codes for MTDKTSGFRTAVVPAAGLGTRFLPATKTVPKELLPVVDTPGIELVAAEAADSGADRLVIVTSPGKDGVVAHFVEDLVLESTLAERGKFALLEKVRKAPGLLDVTSVVQEEPLGLGHAVAQAEAVLDDDELAIAVLLPDDLVLPCGVLETMSRVRRERGGSVLCAIDVPKSQVSAYGVFDVEECAENAETDVLRVKGMVEKPDLADAPSTLAAAGRYLLDRVIFDALRRITPGAGGELQLTDAIALLIDEGHPVHVVVHRGSRHDLGNPGGYLRAAVDFALERDEYGPQLREWLKFRLSPEWDPQSPIA; via the coding sequence ATGACAGACAAGACTTCCGGTTTCCGCACTGCGGTGGTACCCGCGGCCGGACTCGGGACGCGGTTTCTGCCTGCCACCAAGACGGTGCCCAAGGAATTGCTGCCGGTTGTCGACACCCCCGGCATCGAGCTGGTCGCCGCGGAGGCCGCCGATTCCGGCGCCGACCGGCTGGTGATCGTGACCTCGCCGGGCAAGGACGGTGTGGTCGCCCACTTCGTCGAGGACCTGGTGCTGGAGAGCACGCTGGCCGAGCGCGGGAAGTTCGCGCTGCTCGAGAAGGTGCGCAAGGCGCCGGGGCTGCTCGACGTGACCTCGGTCGTGCAGGAGGAACCGCTCGGCCTCGGCCACGCGGTCGCCCAGGCCGAAGCCGTGCTCGACGACGACGAACTGGCCATCGCCGTCCTGCTGCCCGACGATCTGGTGCTGCCGTGTGGCGTGCTCGAGACGATGAGCCGGGTGCGCCGCGAGCGCGGCGGTTCGGTGCTGTGTGCCATCGATGTGCCGAAGTCCCAGGTCAGCGCCTACGGCGTCTTCGATGTCGAGGAATGTGCCGAGAACGCCGAGACCGACGTGCTGCGGGTGAAGGGCATGGTCGAGAAGCCCGATCTCGCCGACGCGCCGTCGACCCTGGCCGCCGCCGGTCGCTACCTGCTCGACCGGGTGATCTTCGACGCACTGCGCCGGATCACGCCGGGCGCGGGCGGGGAACTGCAGCTCACCGATGCGATCGCGCTGTTGATCGATGAGGGGCACCCGGTGCACGTGGTGGTCCACCGTGGGTCGCGCCACGACTTGGGCAACCCGGGCGGTTATCTTCGAGCTGCTGTGGATTTCGCCCTCGAGCGGGACGAATACGGCCCGCAGTTGCGCGAGTGGCTGAAGTTCCGGCTCAGCCCGGAGTGGGATCCACAGTCGCCCATCGCCTAA
- the glp gene encoding molybdotransferase-like divisome protein Glp, translating into MRSVEDQLIKVTAAAVAPRPVRVAISEAQGLLCAEDVVTERPLPGFDQAAIDGYAVRSVDVTAAGVDVRDEEGELIDLTLPVVGEVVAGSRQPIRLQPRQTVRVDTGAPMPTLADAVLPVEFTDGGRARIKVFEPVRSGDYVRRVGDDVQPGDVAVRAGTIIGAAQVGLLAAVGQDKVLVHPRPRLSVISIGGELIDIDRTPGPGQVYDVNSYALAAAARDAGADVNRVGIVSADPRRLRDVVEGQLVRSEVVVIAGAVGGWASDQVREALDGLGELEVDRVAMHPGSVQGFGRLGRDEVPTFLLPANPVSALVVFEVMVRPLIRIALGRRQPMRRIVSARTITPITSMPGRKGYLRAQLLRDETTGDYLVQPLGNGNAGSSHLLVSLAEANSLIVVEPDDTDFRTGDEVQVAFLAQRG; encoded by the coding sequence ATGCGCTCGGTTGAGGATCAGCTGATCAAGGTCACCGCGGCTGCGGTCGCACCCCGGCCGGTCCGGGTGGCGATATCCGAAGCCCAGGGTTTGCTGTGCGCGGAAGACGTCGTCACCGAACGGCCACTGCCCGGCTTCGATCAGGCCGCCATCGACGGATACGCGGTGCGCAGCGTCGATGTCACCGCCGCGGGCGTCGACGTGCGCGATGAAGAGGGCGAGCTGATCGACCTCACCCTGCCGGTGGTCGGTGAAGTCGTGGCCGGTTCGCGTCAGCCCATCCGGTTGCAGCCGCGCCAGACCGTGCGGGTCGACACCGGCGCACCGATGCCGACCTTGGCCGACGCGGTGCTGCCGGTGGAATTCACCGACGGTGGGCGGGCCAGGATCAAGGTTTTCGAGCCGGTTCGCTCGGGCGACTACGTGCGCCGGGTCGGTGACGATGTACAGCCCGGTGACGTGGCCGTGCGCGCGGGCACGATCATCGGCGCGGCCCAGGTGGGCCTGCTCGCCGCGGTCGGCCAGGACAAGGTGCTCGTGCACCCGCGCCCCCGGCTGTCGGTGATCTCGATCGGCGGCGAGCTGATCGACATCGACCGCACGCCGGGCCCCGGCCAGGTCTACGACGTGAACTCGTATGCCCTGGCAGCCGCCGCGCGCGACGCGGGCGCCGATGTGAACCGGGTCGGCATCGTGAGCGCTGATCCGCGCCGGCTCCGTGACGTGGTCGAAGGCCAGCTGGTGCGCTCGGAGGTCGTGGTGATCGCGGGCGCGGTCGGTGGCTGGGCCTCGGATCAGGTCCGCGAGGCCCTCGATGGGCTCGGCGAACTCGAGGTCGACCGGGTGGCGATGCACCCAGGGTCGGTGCAGGGCTTCGGACGGCTCGGGCGCGACGAGGTGCCCACCTTCCTGCTGCCCGCGAACCCGGTGAGCGCACTGGTGGTGTTCGAGGTGATGGTCCGTCCGCTGATCAGGATCGCGCTGGGCCGCCGTCAGCCGATGCGGCGCATCGTGAGCGCTCGCACCATCACTCCCATCACCTCGATGCCGGGGCGCAAGGGATATCTGCGCGCGCAACTGCTGCGCGACGAGACGACCGGCGACTACCTGGTGCAGCCGCTCGGCAACGGCAACGCGGGCTCCTCGCATCTGCTGGTGTCCCTCGCCGAGGCCAACAGCTTGATCGTGGTGGAACCCGACGACACCGATTTCCGTACCGGTGACGAAGTGCAGGTCGCTTTCCTGGCGCAGCGCGGCTGA
- the sepX gene encoding divisome protein SepX/GlpR has protein sequence MPNSILWIGLVVLWVFVLFPILADRHPRIRRTTDAALATRVLHRGGAERRIRIGAAGGHESDPYYRPRVLRKRSHRTDSEDRMTTEEPVTEDDDDKLTPAAELEAAAAEADTDHDGEPTLTSDLDDEEPEGTAAEPLSAEADPPAAARIPPAPPARLDDRAAEDAEFDDDDDFTPSRRGRGGYDPEADAIARAARYSFRQRAVMGLVIGLILFAAFGLLLNSMFWWAFGLSAAVLGGYLAYLRKQVHVEEEIRRRRAARLTRGKRPEAAEVTPEAATTTRRTMDRDTARALRRRSTLLDTDDEDPRFEFLEIFDPATSRALRNRVEDLGQAVGE, from the coding sequence ATGCCGAATTCGATCCTGTGGATCGGACTGGTTGTGCTGTGGGTTTTCGTCCTGTTCCCGATCCTGGCGGACCGGCATCCCCGGATCCGCCGCACCACCGATGCCGCGCTCGCCACACGCGTGCTGCACCGTGGCGGGGCCGAACGACGGATCCGCATCGGCGCGGCAGGCGGTCACGAGAGTGACCCCTACTACCGACCCCGTGTGCTGCGTAAGCGCTCCCACCGAACTGATTCGGAGGATCGGATGACGACCGAAGAGCCCGTCACCGAAGACGACGACGACAAGCTGACCCCCGCGGCCGAACTCGAGGCAGCCGCCGCCGAGGCGGACACCGACCACGACGGCGAGCCGACCCTGACCTCCGATCTCGACGACGAGGAGCCAGAAGGCACCGCGGCGGAACCACTCTCGGCGGAAGCCGACCCGCCCGCTGCCGCGCGTATCCCACCCGCGCCGCCCGCGCGCCTGGACGACCGCGCCGCCGAGGATGCCGAATTCGACGATGACGACGACTTCACCCCGTCGCGCCGCGGTCGCGGTGGCTACGACCCCGAGGCCGACGCCATCGCCCGCGCCGCCCGCTACAGCTTCCGCCAGCGCGCGGTCATGGGTCTGGTCATCGGCCTGATCCTGTTCGCCGCGTTCGGCCTGCTGCTCAACTCGATGTTCTGGTGGGCGTTCGGGCTCTCGGCTGCCGTGCTCGGGGGCTATCTCGCGTATCTGCGCAAGCAGGTCCACGTGGAGGAGGAGATCCGCCGTAGGCGCGCGGCCCGCCTCACCCGCGGCAAGCGCCCCGAGGCCGCCGAGGTCACCCCGGAGGCCGCCACCACCACCCGTCGCACGATGGACCGCGACACCGCACGCGCCCTGCGCCGCCGCTCCACCCTGCTCGACACCGACGACGAGGATCCGAGGTTCGAGTTCCTCGAGATCTTCGATCCGGCCACATCTCGCGCGCTACGCAACCGGGTCGAAGACCTCGGTCAAGCCGTCGGCGAGTAA
- a CDS encoding SAF domain-containing protein, with translation MTRSLADLGRGSSWRFALGNRPAWADALLARRIAAAVLAVAAVVLFVRGDPGGARVAVVVAARDLAPGRLLTAEDLRVDHHESRSLPTGSVNEPAPLLGATLTGAMRAGETFTDLRVVGPRLAAAAAGSADARIVPIRLADAAVADVLRSGDRVDVVGVEDAGGPGASTPARTLATDAAVVLVTATGDRRGAERVVLLALDTAYATAVAGASLRTALTVVFH, from the coding sequence ATGACTCGCAGTCTCGCCGATCTGGGACGTGGCAGCTCCTGGCGTTTCGCCCTCGGTAACCGTCCGGCCTGGGCCGACGCCTTGCTCGCCCGCCGTATCGCCGCCGCCGTGCTCGCCGTGGCCGCCGTTGTCCTGTTCGTCCGTGGGGACCCCGGTGGCGCCAGGGTCGCGGTGGTGGTCGCCGCCCGCGATCTCGCGCCCGGCCGGTTGCTCACGGCCGAGGATCTGCGCGTCGACCATCACGAATCCCGTTCGCTACCAACCGGTTCCGTCAACGAGCCCGCTCCACTGCTCGGCGCGACGCTGACCGGTGCCATGCGGGCCGGGGAGACTTTCACCGATCTGCGCGTCGTCGGCCCCCGGCTGGCCGCCGCCGCGGCGGGCAGTGCCGATGCGCGAATCGTGCCGATCCGGTTGGCCGATGCCGCGGTGGCTGATGTGTTGCGATCGGGCGATCGGGTCGATGTCGTCGGCGTGGAAGACGCCGGTGGGCCAGGTGCGAGCACGCCCGCGCGCACGTTGGCCACCGATGCGGCGGTGGTACTCGTCACCGCGACGGGCGACCGGCGCGGCGCGGAACGGGTGGTCCTGCTCGCATTGGATACCGCATACGCCACCGCGGTCGCCGGCGCCTCGCTACGGACAGCCCTGACTGTCGTCTTCCACTGA
- a CDS encoding radical SAM/SPASM domain-containing protein, whose product MTPLPISVQTSPYLTRVDPGTPSPVRYFSDTFGPTTPVNETPTEGAVFGIVGLDRHIDWHTDPRMLELLVACAREPRDAAELVQRFGATLVAEAAARQWLQPPEELCQDYRLVSGEIEVTAHCNWGCRSCPVAVDPKPRRTMPMKMFIDIVDKLVDHGSIDYVTFQFFNEPTLDRYFADRIDVLARHGMPLALYTNASALTPDKIETLRRSGVLRTMVVNLPSDDPAEFADLTGSASYTHSTRNVEAALAADLPVQIGVNGVGERGTRNFDEVRRRFGPLGAEVTANLMCDRAGDVGGEFAQNLRIEGPLTGCGYPIHHASFSVGGDLFLCCNDYYQRERFANIREGSIHELMTSEAAVTARRKVFGVAVAEDDFVCRRCHNQTLDFACRDFRPIATFG is encoded by the coding sequence ATGACTCCACTTCCCATCTCGGTACAGACCTCGCCATATCTGACGCGCGTCGATCCCGGTACACCGTCACCGGTGAGGTACTTCTCCGACACGTTCGGCCCTACCACCCCCGTCAACGAGACTCCAACCGAGGGCGCGGTGTTCGGGATCGTCGGCCTGGACCGCCACATCGACTGGCACACCGATCCCCGCATGCTCGAACTGCTGGTCGCCTGCGCGCGCGAACCCCGCGACGCCGCGGAGCTCGTGCAGCGGTTCGGTGCGACCCTGGTGGCCGAAGCCGCAGCGCGCCAATGGCTTCAACCACCAGAGGAGCTGTGCCAGGACTACCGGCTCGTCTCAGGGGAGATCGAAGTCACCGCCCACTGCAACTGGGGGTGCCGCAGCTGCCCGGTAGCGGTCGATCCCAAGCCACGCCGAACGATGCCGATGAAGATGTTCATCGATATCGTGGACAAGCTGGTCGACCACGGCTCGATCGACTACGTGACCTTCCAGTTCTTCAACGAACCCACCCTCGACCGCTACTTCGCTGACCGCATCGACGTGTTGGCCCGACACGGGATGCCGTTGGCGCTCTACACCAATGCCTCCGCGCTAACCCCAGACAAGATCGAGACCCTGCGCCGTTCCGGAGTGCTGCGCACGATGGTGGTCAACCTGCCCAGCGACGATCCGGCCGAGTTCGCCGACCTGACCGGCTCGGCCAGCTACACCCACAGCACACGAAACGTCGAAGCCGCACTGGCGGCCGATCTTCCAGTGCAGATCGGCGTCAACGGCGTCGGCGAGCGGGGCACCCGCAATTTCGACGAGGTGCGCCGCCGCTTCGGGCCGCTCGGCGCGGAGGTGACCGCGAACCTGATGTGCGACCGGGCCGGTGACGTCGGCGGGGAGTTCGCGCAGAACCTGCGCATCGAGGGCCCACTGACCGGCTGCGGCTACCCGATTCATCACGCCAGCTTCAGCGTCGGCGGCGACCTGTTCCTGTGCTGCAACGACTACTACCAGCGCGAACGGTTCGCCAACATCCGCGAGGGTTCGATCCACGAGTTGATGACTAGCGAGGCTGCGGTCACCGCGCGCCGCAAGGTGTTCGGCGTCGCCGTCGCTGAGGACGACTTCGTGTGCAGGCGCTGCCACAACCAGACCCTGGACTTCGCCTGCCGTGACTTCCGACCGATCGCGACATTCGGATGA
- a CDS encoding peptide deformylase, whose amino-acid sequence MTPAGTSPANEPANTQVNVFALELRRWRDVRGLSLRALAAKLGYSRPYVSKIESGTEKPSEAFAARAESILQAGGALRAAFAEFIAARPGTVRSPVAVESRDSAGSLVVDHDDASLSFDGLNYRLRQRRRLINDGSEPITRYLIRISVDRYPGDPERSNHLYQENPLTWEEIDLHAWYGENRTEPMTWTAHHDRDAFKEVWLMFSEPDSGRHFPLYPGQACWIDYEYTVSAAHWGNWFQRAVRLPTNRLSVRLDFPAELEPSVWGLETSMTAEGQPFRTPITHQAEPGRAMYSWSTDHPPLHARYRLEWDFRGRSDDERTPPSRVMAGLGIAQEGDEILREVARPFDLPAEAEDARRVIAELNSAAQRVAQAHVFGKGMGIAAPQIGISRAAAIVRTPNGDTITLFNPRIVETGGGEDEQYEGCLSFFDLRGRVPRPLTIHVEHTDIDGNTRIAVFDRGVARLVAHEVDHLHATLYLDHLKPGVEPISVEQYRGTGANWAY is encoded by the coding sequence GTGACCCCGGCCGGAACTTCACCCGCCAATGAACCCGCGAACACGCAGGTCAACGTCTTCGCGCTCGAGTTGCGCCGGTGGCGTGATGTCCGAGGGCTGTCGCTGCGTGCGCTGGCGGCCAAATTGGGCTACAGCCGTCCCTATGTGTCCAAGATCGAGTCCGGCACCGAGAAGCCCTCGGAGGCGTTCGCCGCGCGCGCCGAATCGATCCTCCAAGCCGGTGGTGCGCTGCGGGCTGCGTTCGCCGAGTTCATCGCCGCTCGACCCGGCACTGTCCGGTCGCCCGTAGCTGTCGAATCGCGCGACTCGGCGGGGTCGCTCGTCGTTGATCACGATGATGCGAGTTTGTCGTTCGACGGCCTCAACTACCGACTGCGCCAGCGGCGGCGGCTGATCAATGATGGGTCCGAACCCATCACCCGTTACCTGATCCGGATCTCAGTAGACCGTTACCCGGGCGACCCTGAACGGTCCAACCACCTCTATCAGGAAAACCCGCTGACCTGGGAAGAGATCGACCTGCACGCCTGGTACGGCGAAAACAGAACCGAGCCGATGACGTGGACTGCCCACCACGACCGCGACGCGTTCAAAGAAGTCTGGCTGATGTTCAGCGAACCCGACAGTGGACGCCACTTCCCGCTCTACCCTGGCCAAGCCTGCTGGATCGACTACGAATACACCGTCTCGGCGGCCCACTGGGGCAACTGGTTCCAGCGCGCGGTCCGTCTGCCCACCAATCGCCTCTCGGTCCGGCTGGATTTCCCGGCCGAGCTCGAACCGTCGGTCTGGGGACTCGAGACCTCGATGACTGCCGAAGGGCAGCCGTTCCGCACACCCATCACCCACCAGGCCGAACCGGGACGAGCCATGTACTCCTGGTCCACCGACCATCCGCCACTGCATGCCCGCTACCGCCTCGAGTGGGACTTCCGGGGACGTAGCGACGACGAGCGCACTCCGCCGAGCAGGGTGATGGCCGGTCTGGGCATCGCGCAGGAAGGTGACGAGATCCTGCGTGAGGTCGCACGCCCGTTCGATCTGCCCGCCGAGGCCGAAGACGCACGCCGTGTCATCGCTGAATTGAATTCGGCAGCTCAACGTGTCGCCCAAGCTCACGTATTCGGCAAGGGGATGGGCATAGCCGCCCCGCAGATCGGCATCAGCAGGGCCGCGGCGATCGTCCGAACTCCCAACGGGGACACCATCACCCTGTTCAATCCACGCATCGTGGAAACCGGCGGCGGCGAAGACGAACAGTACGAGGGATGCCTAAGTTTCTTCGACTTGCGCGGACGGGTGCCGCGCCCGTTGACAATCCACGTCGAGCACACCGACATCGACGGCAACACCCGAATTGCAGTGTTCGACCGCGGAGTCGCACGCCTGGTCGCACACGAAGTCGACCACCTGCACGCAACTCTCTACCTCGACCATCTGAAGCCTGGTGTGGAGCCGATCTCTGTTGAGCAGTACCGGGGCACCGGCGCGAACTGGGCCTACTGA
- a CDS encoding 5-formyltetrahydrofolate cyclo-ligase → MPGERTKYAWRGEILATRAQVDIAEHAVDAAALAASAAGLAGSGDIVCAYVPVRGEPGDLRMLDALRERGATVLLPVTGEPGPLSWARYEGADSLRKARYGLLEPATETLPPAVVGDATTILVPALAVDRRGVRLGRGAGYYDRTLGAARADVRLVAVVRDDELVDRLPEEPHDRRMGWVLTPGGGLEQLGRDLPVSAE, encoded by the coding sequence ATGCCCGGTGAGCGCACCAAATATGCGTGGCGCGGCGAGATCCTGGCCACTCGCGCACAGGTGGACATCGCCGAACACGCGGTCGACGCGGCCGCGCTCGCCGCCTCGGCAGCCGGGCTGGCCGGGAGCGGCGACATCGTGTGCGCCTACGTTCCGGTCCGCGGCGAACCCGGCGATCTGCGCATGCTCGACGCGTTGCGTGAGCGCGGCGCCACGGTGTTGCTGCCCGTGACCGGCGAGCCTGGACCGCTGAGCTGGGCGCGCTACGAGGGCGCGGATTCGCTGCGCAAAGCCCGCTACGGGCTGCTCGAACCGGCCACCGAGACATTGCCGCCCGCCGTGGTGGGCGACGCCACCACGATCCTGGTTCCGGCACTGGCCGTCGATCGACGCGGGGTCCGGCTCGGGCGCGGCGCCGGATATTACGACCGGACGCTGGGTGCGGCGCGTGCGGACGTGCGCCTCGTCGCTGTAGTGCGGGATGATGAACTGGTCGACCGGCTTCCCGAGGAACCGCACGATCGGCGCATGGGTTGGGTACTCACGCCGGGCGGCGGACTGGAACAGCTAGGTCGCGACCTCCCCGTTTCGGCGGAATGA
- the mscL gene encoding large conductance mechanosensitive channel protein MscL: protein MLKGFRDFLLRGNVVDLAVAVVIGTAFVAIVTAFTNGIINPLLAVFGGSNEMGLGFQLVAGKPATFIEIGPIITAAINFLLVAVILYFILVIPATRMKKRFSQADEELSENELLIQIRDLLADQRGRSNGKHGLRTESAQHTDGDNAY, encoded by the coding sequence ATGCTCAAAGGTTTCAGGGATTTCCTACTCCGCGGCAATGTGGTCGACCTGGCGGTCGCCGTCGTCATCGGCACGGCGTTCGTCGCGATCGTCACCGCGTTCACCAACGGGATCATCAATCCGCTGCTCGCGGTGTTCGGCGGATCGAACGAGATGGGGCTCGGCTTCCAGCTCGTCGCGGGTAAACCGGCCACCTTCATCGAGATCGGGCCGATCATCACCGCGGCGATCAACTTTTTGCTGGTCGCCGTGATTTTGTACTTCATCCTGGTGATACCGGCGACTCGGATGAAGAAGCGGTTCTCGCAGGCCGACGAGGAACTCAGCGAGAACGAGCTACTCATCCAGATCAGGGACCTGCTGGCCGACCAGCGCGGCCGCTCGAACGGTAAGCACGGACTCCGGACCGAGTCCGCACAGCACACCGACGGCGACAACGCCTACTGA
- a CDS encoding MspA family porin: MSENRTNRGRRGAWSAVAAVAVTIGLLSAGAANADTFVPLPDGQKLGPGVTLSRTGESALISPSLAANGAGRVVWVSGNARADVQVTPEGEVGPYNGPANRPGSNNSSTHGASQLNTGYIIGCQVSIGDEAIAAGLSGGVSTLGASAGGAIGVHLGPGQVSFVQINAKDIVKPGVYSVEYKDAEIEIQGCAGYAQARSYSVVEIIGDHYSKTTLYGAPFSIG; this comes from the coding sequence ATGAGCGAGAACCGCACCAACCGCGGGCGTCGCGGCGCGTGGAGCGCAGTCGCCGCAGTGGCCGTGACGATCGGCCTGTTGTCGGCCGGTGCTGCCAACGCGGATACCTTCGTACCGCTGCCGGACGGTCAGAAGTTGGGCCCCGGTGTCACTTTGAGCCGTACCGGCGAGTCGGCCCTGATCTCCCCGTCGCTGGCCGCCAACGGTGCCGGTCGCGTGGTGTGGGTGTCGGGCAATGCCCGTGCCGATGTGCAGGTCACGCCGGAGGGCGAGGTCGGGCCGTACAACGGACCGGCGAATCGCCCCGGCTCCAACAATTCTTCGACGCACGGTGCGTCACAGCTCAATACGGGTTACATCATCGGTTGCCAGGTGAGCATCGGTGACGAGGCGATCGCCGCCGGCTTGTCCGGTGGAGTATCGACTCTCGGCGCTTCGGCCGGTGGCGCCATCGGTGTGCATCTGGGCCCCGGCCAGGTCTCCTTCGTGCAGATCAACGCGAAGGATATTGTGAAGCCCGGCGTCTACTCGGTGGAGTACAAGGACGCGGAGATCGAGATCCAGGGTTGTGCGGGCTACGCCCAAGCCCGGTCCTACTCGGTGGTCGAGATCATCGGTGACCACTACTCCAAGACCACGCTGTACGGAGCGCCGTTCAGCATCGGCTGA
- a CDS encoding MspA family porin translates to MINRKSMARVSGFAAAATVALGLLSTGAANADTFVPLPGGHITKTLSDGTVVDISLVGESANINPSMGSTPAHRNAWVSGSAQVSVSGGGGGKIFPGYTVGCQVNIAGGDALGEGAGEVVEGEGFGEVGTGGELTVGPGQSKSFYVLDLEMPDDYGNESHKTRNAFKGGSGSVTWADETIGLSGCGGYAQARAFVSVEVETDNVMSWVTLWGAPFSLG, encoded by the coding sequence ATGATCAACCGTAAGAGCATGGCGCGCGTTTCCGGATTCGCGGCGGCGGCGACCGTGGCATTGGGCTTGCTGTCAACGGGTGCGGCGAATGCCGATACCTTCGTCCCGCTGCCGGGCGGTCACATCACCAAGACGCTGTCCGACGGTACCGTCGTCGACATCAGCCTGGTCGGCGAGTCCGCCAACATCAATCCGTCCATGGGATCCACTCCCGCGCACCGCAACGCGTGGGTTTCCGGCAGCGCGCAGGTGTCGGTCTCCGGTGGTGGCGGTGGCAAGATCTTCCCCGGGTACACCGTGGGTTGCCAGGTCAATATCGCCGGTGGTGACGCGCTGGGAGAAGGTGCGGGCGAGGTCGTGGAGGGCGAGGGATTCGGTGAGGTGGGCACCGGCGGCGAGCTCACCGTCGGCCCCGGCCAGTCGAAGTCCTTCTACGTCCTCGATCTCGAAATGCCCGACGACTACGGCAACGAATCCCACAAGACCCGCAACGCCTTCAAGGGCGGGTCGGGCTCGGTGACCTGGGCCGACGAGACAATCGGCCTGTCCGGCTGCGGTGGCTACGCCCAGGCTCGCGCTTTCGTGAGCGTCGAGGTGGAAACCGACAACGTGATGAGCTGGGTGACCCTCTGGGGCGCGCCGTTCAGCCTTGGCTGA
- a CDS encoding FmdB family zinc ribbon protein yields MPTYSYACTECDNRFDIVQSFSDDTLTVCPQCSGKLRKLFNSVGIVFKGSGFYRTDSRGGASTASEPAKTPAESSSNGSSGNGSGGNGDSSSSASTSSTPAAAS; encoded by the coding sequence GTGCCAACTTATTCGTACGCGTGCACCGAGTGTGATAACCGCTTCGACATCGTTCAGTCCTTCTCCGACGACACACTGACGGTCTGCCCGCAGTGCTCGGGGAAGCTGCGCAAGCTGTTCAACTCGGTCGGCATCGTGTTCAAGGGCAGCGGTTTCTACCGCACCGACAGCCGCGGCGGCGCGTCCACCGCGAGCGAACCGGCGAAGACCCCCGCCGAGAGCAGCAGCAACGGGTCGAGCGGCAACGGCTCCGGCGGCAACGGCGATTCGTCGTCGAGCGCTTCCACCAGCTCCACTCCGGCCGCCGCCAGCTGA